The following are from one region of the Funiculus sociatus GB2-C1 genome:
- a CDS encoding PLDc N-terminal domain-containing protein, with the protein MSRWQISAFSYGILGILIFVFLSFILSKKLELNAILPVLFAILFVGVLFFWLWILIDCITKEPNDRSNKLAWLIVILFTNGIGALIYYFVRRPQRIKELGR; encoded by the coding sequence ATGAGCAGATGGCAGATAAGCGCATTTTCCTATGGAATTCTAGGAATTCTCATTTTTGTTTTTCTCAGCTTTATTTTGAGCAAAAAGCTAGAACTTAATGCAATCTTACCTGTATTATTTGCAATATTGTTTGTGGGGGTACTCTTTTTTTGGCTATGGATACTCATTGACTGTATTACCAAAGAACCTAATGATAGAAGCAATAAACTTGCTTGGCTAATCGTCATTCTGTTCACCAATGGTATTGGTGCTTTAATTTACTACTTTGTAAGACGACCACAACGGATAAAAGAGTTAGGAAGATGA
- a CDS encoding TOMM precursor leader peptide-binding protein, with protein sequence MINKPKFKAYFRVESLEPEHVFLLSEKGHFFLKGRLYYLLATLIDGHHTVDDIVDKLQGQASTAKIYYALMSLENKGYIVETDNIIPHEMAAFWNFLGVESKVAATRLHATRVTVTSFGNITPEPFISILKSLGIQVCDDGDISVVLSDDYLQSELDAFNQKALKFQRPWMLVKPVGTVVWIGPIFYPGKTGCWACLAQRLQTQRQVETFVQRKKGITTPLATSLAALPSTSQTALTMAATEAAKWIVNKENKRLEGTVATFDVTTLEIQNHTLVRRPQCPHCGEAKYLLNRKPQPLVLESRKKTFIADGGHRCSSPEATLKQYQHHISPITGIVNGLRRLLEGENGLTHTYSAGQNLALTHDSFHSLRRSLRSRSAGKGMTDYQAKVSCLCESLERYSGVFQGDEVRKKASYKEMGEAAIHPNTCMNFSEAQYKNRREWNAKLTAGFHWVPSPFDEEVEIEWTPVWSLTYKEFKYLPTAYCYFSYTVSDRENAFCNSCSNGNAAGNTIEEAILQGFMELVERDSVCLWWYNRLKRPVVDLDNFDEPYFQSLKDYYKTIQRDIWVLDITSDLNIPTFIAVSRRTDKTIEDIILGCGTHFDPKIAILRALTEANQSLPAVLPITADGSGEYAIDDSDTINWWKTATLENQPYLVPDESAVPKVRSDYPQLWSDDLLKDVMTCVDIAEKNGMETLVLDQTRPDIGLSVVKVIVPGMRHFWARFGTGRLYDVPVKLGWLKEPLREDKLNPIPFFY encoded by the coding sequence ATGATTAACAAACCAAAGTTTAAAGCTTACTTCCGTGTCGAAAGTTTAGAGCCAGAGCATGTATTTCTACTGTCAGAGAAGGGGCATTTTTTTCTAAAAGGTCGTCTCTACTATCTATTAGCAACGTTGATAGATGGCCATCATACGGTTGACGATATAGTTGACAAACTTCAAGGACAAGCCTCTACTGCTAAAATTTACTATGCTTTGATGTCCTTGGAAAACAAGGGGTACATTGTTGAAACGGATAACATTATACCTCATGAAATGGCGGCTTTCTGGAATTTTCTTGGCGTTGAATCAAAGGTAGCTGCAACCCGCTTGCATGCAACTAGAGTTACCGTGACTTCATTTGGTAATATCACACCGGAACCGTTTATTTCTATACTAAAATCGCTGGGTATTCAAGTATGTGATGATGGAGATATTTCGGTAGTATTAAGCGATGATTACCTTCAATCAGAGTTGGATGCTTTTAACCAGAAAGCTTTGAAATTTCAACGCCCTTGGATGCTCGTTAAACCAGTAGGAACTGTTGTTTGGATTGGACCTATATTTTACCCTGGGAAAACTGGTTGCTGGGCGTGTTTGGCTCAACGTCTTCAAACACAGCGCCAAGTTGAAACTTTTGTACAGAGAAAGAAGGGCATCACGACACCTTTGGCAACTTCTCTAGCTGCTTTGCCTTCGACATCCCAAACAGCGCTAACTATGGCGGCAACGGAAGCTGCTAAATGGATTGTTAATAAAGAGAATAAACGGCTTGAAGGGACTGTGGCTACCTTTGATGTGACAACTCTGGAGATACAAAACCATACTTTAGTTCGGCGTCCTCAGTGCCCTCATTGTGGCGAAGCAAAATATCTTTTAAACAGGAAACCACAACCTCTTGTTCTTGAGAGCCGGAAGAAAACTTTCATTGCGGATGGGGGACATCGCTGTTCTTCCCCTGAGGCGACTTTGAAGCAATATCAACACCACATTAGTCCAATTACGGGCATTGTCAATGGACTGAGGCGTTTGCTCGAAGGGGAGAATGGTTTGACCCATACTTATTCTGCTGGGCAGAATCTCGCCCTAACGCACGACAGTTTTCACTCTTTGCGCCGAAGTTTGCGAAGCAGAAGCGCTGGCAAGGGTATGACCGACTACCAAGCCAAGGTAAGTTGTCTTTGCGAATCGCTTGAGAGATATTCTGGCGTATTTCAGGGAGACGAAGTTAGAAAAAAAGCAAGTTACAAAGAAATGGGGGAAGCCGCAATCCACCCAAATACCTGCATGAATTTCAGTGAAGCACAATACAAAAATCGTAGGGAATGGAACGCAAAATTAACGGCTGGTTTTCACTGGGTTCCAAGTCCCTTTGATGAGGAAGTAGAAATTGAGTGGACACCAGTCTGGTCGTTGACTTACAAAGAATTTAAATACTTGCCAACCGCTTACTGCTATTTCAGTTATACCGTTTCCGATAGAGAGAACGCTTTCTGCAATTCCTGTTCAAACGGCAATGCAGCCGGTAATACAATAGAGGAAGCTATCCTTCAGGGATTTATGGAATTGGTAGAACGGGATAGTGTCTGTTTGTGGTGGTATAACCGCCTCAAGAGGCCAGTGGTCGATTTAGATAATTTCGATGAGCCGTATTTTCAATCATTGAAGGATTATTACAAAACAATTCAGCGTGATATTTGGGTTCTCGACATCACTAGCGATTTAAATATTCCTACTTTTATTGCTGTTTCAAGGAGAACTGATAAAACGATAGAGGATATTATCTTAGGCTGTGGTACCCATTTTGACCCTAAAATCGCCATCCTTCGGGCATTGACGGAGGCGAATCAGTCTCTTCCTGCTGTTTTACCAATTACCGCTGATGGAAGTGGTGAATACGCTATAGACGATAGTGACACCATAAACTGGTGGAAAACAGCAACGCTGGAAAATCAGCCTTATCTAGTTCCAGATGAAAGCGCAGTACCGAAAGTGCGTTCTGACTACCCCCAGCTTTGGAGTGATGATTTGCTGAAGGATGTCATGACTTGTGTAGACATTGCAGAGAAAAACGGTATGGAAACACTGGTTTTAGACCAGACACGTCCTGATATAGGACTAAGTGTTGTAAAGGTTATCGTCCCTGGAATGCGCCACTTCTGGGCTAGATTTGGCACTGGGCGGCTTTACGATGTTCCCGTCAAGTTAGGTTGGTTAAAAGAACCGTTGAGGGAAGATAAACTGAATCCAATCCCATTTTTTTATTAA
- a CDS encoding NHLP leader peptide family RiPP precursor, with amino-acid sequence MAGQQKMTRNELEAKLVAHAWQDEAFKQELVSNPEAAIERELGQKMPEGANVQVLEETGDTFYLIIPKKPGVEELSEEQLEAVAGGGGDDLLPDYGEVSLFSITVGWD; translated from the coding sequence ATGGCTGGACAACAGAAAATGACCAGAAACGAGCTGGAAGCAAAACTAGTTGCTCATGCTTGGCAGGATGAAGCGTTCAAGCAAGAACTGGTTAGCAATCCTGAAGCAGCAATTGAAAGAGAACTTGGGCAAAAGATGCCAGAAGGTGCCAACGTTCAAGTGCTGGAGGAAACGGGTGATACTTTCTATCTTATAATTCCCAAAAAGCCTGGTGTAGAGGAATTGTCTGAAGAACAGTTGGAAGCCGTTGCAGGAGGAGGTGGTGATGATTTGCTTCCCGATTACGGCGAGGTTAGCCTGTTTTCCATTACCGTGGGATGGGATTAA
- a CDS encoding NHLP leader peptide family RiPP precursor translates to MTNLINSYEALLERVWADEGFKNGFIADPKPTLAKIGAKVPDSVKVEVHEDGTDRQNYILPRKEHLERYNLEGQNPIISQVIQQALADEAFKARLLQNSKAGIKEATGEDVPDALTICFHEDTPTVKHLVIPANPTNEELSDSQLEMVAGGIAAPLPIKPLIAGLIAVD, encoded by the coding sequence ATGACAAATCTGATCAACTCCTACGAAGCTCTTCTCGAACGAGTCTGGGCTGATGAAGGCTTTAAAAACGGCTTCATTGCAGACCCCAAGCCCACACTGGCTAAGATCGGCGCTAAGGTTCCCGATTCTGTAAAGGTTGAAGTGCATGAAGATGGGACAGACCGACAGAATTATATTTTGCCAAGAAAGGAGCATTTGGAAAGGTACAACTTGGAAGGACAAAATCCGATTATCAGCCAAGTAATACAACAAGCTTTAGCTGATGAGGCTTTCAAAGCCAGACTGCTCCAAAACTCAAAGGCTGGTATCAAAGAGGCAACCGGCGAAGACGTGCCTGACGCTTTAACCATTTGCTTTCACGAAGACACGCCAACTGTCAAACATCTGGTCATCCCTGCAAATCCAACTAACGAAGAACTGAGTGACTCCCAACTGGAGATGGTCGCAGGTGGTATAGCAGCACCACTCCCTATCAAGCCCTTAATTGCGGGTCTAATTGCAGTTGATTAG
- a CDS encoding response regulator transcription factor yields MTNYQEETMKKILVIEDEAQSRDIYLESLEEEGFDAIGAENGRVGVQRVQEQFPDLVLCDIMMPELDGYGVLSTLRQDPVTAMIPFIFLTAKGTKAELRQGMELGADDYLTKPTTVEELLRAIAARLEKQAALRQWCAVEVQRIVEPPPADTAKPTAPQSIFPACPKLREVFDFIEANYHQAITLKDVAKAVRYSPAYLTDLVGRQTGKTVNLWIVERRMAEACSLLLETNHSVDRIAEVVGYQNAGHFFRQFRQYHGTTPQGWRNAQRN; encoded by the coding sequence ATGACTAACTATCAGGAGGAGACAATGAAAAAGATTCTGGTGATTGAAGATGAGGCACAAAGCCGAGATATCTATCTAGAAAGCCTAGAGGAAGAAGGGTTCGATGCGATCGGTGCGGAAAATGGCCGTGTCGGTGTCCAGAGAGTACAGGAACAGTTTCCCGACTTAGTGCTTTGCGACATTATGATGCCGGAACTTGATGGTTACGGCGTTCTAAGCACGCTCCGCCAAGACCCTGTCACAGCAATGATTCCTTTCATTTTTCTTACTGCTAAGGGTACCAAGGCTGAGCTTCGCCAAGGGATGGAGTTGGGAGCGGATGACTATCTCACCAAGCCCACTACGGTAGAGGAATTACTGAGGGCGATCGCAGCCCGACTGGAAAAACAGGCTGCCCTCAGGCAATGGTGTGCTGTTGAGGTGCAACGAATCGTAGAGCCACCTCCTGCTGACACGGCAAAACCGACAGCCCCTCAGTCAATTTTTCCTGCCTGTCCAAAGCTGAGGGAGGTCTTCGACTTCATTGAGGCCAATTATCATCAAGCGATTACCCTCAAGGATGTAGCTAAAGCCGTCCGTTACTCTCCGGCTTATTTAACTGATTTGGTAGGACGTCAGACCGGAAAAACGGTTAACCTCTGGATCGTCGAGCGCCGGATGGCAGAGGCGTGTTCCTTGCTCTTGGAGACTAACCACTCAGTAGATAGGATTGCCGAGGTGGTGGGCTATCAGAATGCAGGTCATTTCTTCCGCCAGTTTCGCCAATATCACGGCACTACTCCCCAAGGCTGGCGCAACGCGCAGCGTAATTAG
- a CDS encoding response regulator transcription factor, which yields MKKILVIEDEAQTRDIYLECLEAEGFYTISAENGFVGVQLTQEHLPDLVICDIMMPELDGYGVITYLRQNPVTAIIPVIFLTAKTTEAERRYGMELGADDYLTKPCTAEDLLRAIANVCELTR from the coding sequence ATGAAAAAAATCTTAGTAATCGAAGATGAGGCGCAAACCCGAGATATCTATCTAGAATGCTTGGAGGCAGAAGGATTTTACACTATCAGTGCAGAAAATGGCTTTGTTGGCGTCCAGCTGACACAGGAACATCTACCTGACTTGGTGATTTGCGACATTATGATGCCGGAACTCGATGGCTATGGGGTTATAACCTATCTGCGCCAAAACCCTGTCACAGCAATTATTCCAGTCATTTTTCTCACGGCTAAGACTACTGAGGCGGAACGCCGCTACGGCATGGAGTTGGGAGCGGATGATTATCTCACTAAGCCCTGTACAGCTGAGGACTTATTGAGAGCGATCGCAAATGTTTGTGAACTTACACGGTGA
- a CDS encoding PAS domain S-box protein, with protein sequence MVFGNSISDQRNPQVTLQTEEELQLTKFLMDRGTDAIFCVAPDAHFLYVNDAICRLLGYSREELLSMTMHDVDPDFSPKVWSEYWRTIKQQGSLYFESLHLAKDDQSFPVEIAVTYLEFYGRECGYIFVRDITRRKQAEVEIRATLQHEKELGEQRAHFISVFRHEFRNLLNIVSFSTSLLRRHSHQWTEEKKQPYIERIRTAVEQLSQLLDQVKSSVEQKQEN encoded by the coding sequence ATGGTTTTTGGCAACAGTATTTCAGATCAACGCAACCCTCAAGTCACACTACAGACAGAAGAGGAATTGCAATTAACCAAGTTCCTAATGGATCGTGGCACAGATGCTATTTTCTGTGTGGCACCAGACGCGCACTTTCTATACGTCAACGATGCGATCTGTAGGTTGCTTGGGTATTCCCGTGAGGAATTGCTCTCCATGACTATGCACGACGTAGACCCTGACTTTTCGCCAAAAGTTTGGTCAGAGTATTGGAGAACTATCAAGCAGCAAGGTTCCCTCTACTTTGAATCTCTACATCTGGCTAAGGATGATCAGAGCTTTCCAGTGGAGATCGCCGTCACCTATCTAGAATTCTACGGCAGGGAGTGTGGCTATATCTTCGTCCGTGACATTACCAGGCGCAAACAAGCAGAAGTAGAAATTCGCGCCACTCTGCAACACGAAAAAGAACTCGGCGAACAGAGAGCGCACTTTATCTCTGTGTTTCGTCATGAATTCCGCAACCTGCTAAACATCGTCTCATTCTCTACCAGCTTACTGAGGCGTCACAGCCACCAATGGACTGAGGAGAAAAAACAACCGTATATCGAGCGCATCCGAACAGCTGTTGAACAGCTCAGCCAGTTGTTAGATCAAGTTAAATCATCCGTAGAGCAGAAGCAGGAAAACTAA